In a single window of the Nodularia spumigena CCY9414 genome:
- a CDS encoding DEAD/DEAH box helicase — protein MNALINSQEEELNKFLNNVPNTHIRIAKYTGQESLTKKTEIQNNPPHILLTNYVMLELMLSRTHEEKLVASPELKFLVLDELHTYRGRQGADVAILIRKLRQRCGQNLLYIGTSATMSTEGTRTERRQVVADVASKLFGVRIKPDNVIDETLEPSIKRAEPTIKELRESIQQGLRAESEQTLENFQNHPLSSWIEMTFGLEDKQGHLVRRTPISLETGAEKLANIYAPNSTSALENQDANIYAPNSTSALENENALKGDYEICLNVLKQMFLWGSKTKGLAFRLHQFISQGGSVYATIESPEKRLLTLEGQYTTTEDRLLYPLVFCRECGQDYYVVNYNNDKQIVLPQLPTALNMSPEYADIQAGYLTLDEPGLWDSRTDEERLPDSWFTETKKKGRVPKKDFAKFLPQNNTLAKLRG, from the coding sequence ATGAACGCCCTGATTAACTCCCAAGAAGAAGAATTAAATAAATTTCTTAATAACGTACCTAACACCCATATTCGCATTGCTAAATATACCGGACAAGAAAGTTTAACCAAAAAAACCGAAATTCAAAATAACCCACCCCATATATTATTAACCAACTACGTGATGCTGGAACTAATGCTTTCCCGCACCCACGAAGAAAAACTGGTTGCTTCCCCCGAATTAAAATTTTTAGTATTAGATGAACTCCATACCTATCGCGGTAGACAAGGTGCAGACGTAGCCATTTTAATTCGTAAACTCCGCCAACGCTGTGGGCAAAATCTTTTGTATATTGGGACAAGTGCTACCATGTCCACAGAAGGAACACGCACAGAACGCCGTCAAGTAGTTGCAGATGTCGCCAGTAAATTATTTGGTGTAAGAATTAAACCCGATAACGTCATAGACGAAACCTTAGAACCTTCGATTAAACGGGCTGAACCGACTATAAAAGAACTGCGAGAAAGTATTCAACAAGGTTTACGCGCAGAATCAGAACAAACATTAGAAAACTTCCAAAACCATCCCCTGAGTTCTTGGATAGAAATGACCTTTGGTTTAGAAGATAAACAAGGTCATCTTGTCCGACGTACACCCATAAGTTTAGAAACAGGTGCAGAAAAATTAGCTAATATTTACGCTCCTAACTCTACTTCAGCACTAGAAAATCAGGATGCGAATATTTACGCTCCTAACTCTACTTCAGCACTAGAAAATGAGAATGCGCTCAAGGGCGACTACGAAATATGTTTAAATGTTCTCAAACAAATGTTTTTATGGGGAAGTAAAACCAAAGGACTAGCATTTCGCCTACATCAATTTATTTCTCAAGGTGGTAGTGTTTACGCTACAATCGAAAGTCCAGAAAAACGCTTACTCACCCTCGAAGGCCAATATACCACCACAGAAGACCGATTACTTTATCCCCTCGTCTTTTGTCGGGAATGCGGACAAGACTATTACGTAGTCAACTACAATAACGACAAACAAATAGTCCTTCCCCAACTCCCCACAGCTTTAAATATGAGTCCCGAATATGCAGATATTCAAGCAGGTTATCTAACCTTAGATGAACCAGGACTTTGGGACTCTAGAACTGATGAAGAAAGACTTCCTGACTCTTGGTTTACCGAAACCAAAAAAAAAGGACGAGTTCCTAAAAAAGACTTTGCTAAATTCCTTCCCCAAAACAATACCTTAGCCAAATTACGAGGGTGA
- a CDS encoding ABC transporter ATP-binding protein — MIDVTNLTKRYKDLTVVDNISFHVAEGETLGLIGTSGCGKTTTLKMLNRLIEPDSGQILIAGQEISRRRPEVLRQSIGYVIQNIGLFPHYTVADNVAVVPRLLKWKEKNIVRRTSELLKLVGLAPEKFARRYPQELSGGQKQRVGLARALAVDPPIILLDEPFGALDQITKRQIQQEFKQLESLLNKTIVLVTHDIFEAVTLCDRICLMDQGKIRQIGTPKELIFNPHNDFVRNFFQAYLFQLELQVTTLKDLLPWLSKKETDTENFQEHEENTSLLKILEQIQTSLKNSFIQIKNSQHSAIAIVSGEDLLAAFYQFKESLHNNS; from the coding sequence ATGATTGATGTAACCAATCTCACAAAGCGATACAAAGATTTGACTGTGGTAGATAATATTTCATTCCACGTTGCTGAAGGGGAAACTCTAGGCCTAATTGGCACTAGTGGCTGCGGCAAAACTACCACCCTAAAAATGCTGAATCGATTAATTGAGCCAGATTCAGGTCAAATTTTGATTGCTGGACAGGAAATCAGCCGTCGTCGTCCCGAAGTCCTGCGCCAAAGTATCGGTTACGTCATTCAGAATATCGGACTTTTCCCTCATTACACCGTGGCTGACAACGTAGCTGTTGTACCCCGGTTATTGAAATGGAAGGAAAAAAACATAGTTCGCCGCACCTCTGAGTTACTCAAACTTGTGGGACTAGCGCCAGAAAAATTTGCTCGGCGTTATCCCCAAGAACTCAGTGGGGGGCAGAAACAAAGGGTAGGATTAGCACGCGCCCTCGCTGTTGATCCTCCGATTATCTTGCTTGACGAACCCTTTGGAGCATTAGATCAAATTACCAAACGACAAATTCAGCAAGAATTTAAACAGCTGGAGAGTTTGTTAAATAAAACAATTGTGTTAGTGACCCATGATATTTTTGAAGCAGTAACCTTGTGCGATCGCATTTGTCTAATGGACCAAGGAAAAATCCGGCAGATTGGCACACCCAAAGAGTTGATATTTAACCCGCACAACGACTTTGTACGTAACTTTTTCCAAGCCTACCTATTTCAACTAGAACTACAAGTCACCACACTGAAAGATTTACTTCCCTGGCTATCGAAAAAAGAAACCGACACCGAAAACTTTCAGGAACACGAAGAAAACACCAGCCTATTAAAAATTCTCGAACAAATACAAACATCCCTCAAAAATTCCTTTATCCAGATTAAAAATTCGCAACATAGCGCAATTGCCATAGTCAGTGGTGAAGACCTGCTTGCTGCATTTTACCAATTCAAAGAATCACTACATAACAATTCTTAG
- a CDS encoding HAD family hydrolase: MLAAILFDLDGTIVNTDPIHYQAWQKMLLSYNIQIDEIFYKSRISGRLNPEIVKDILPQLSVAEGQKFADEKETLFRQLAPDLQALNGFAELIAWTETHQLKRALVTNAPRQNAKYMLEVLGIKEIFHTIVLADDCRAGKPDPEPYQVALNNLGIVAEQAIALEDSPSGIRAAVGAGIRTIGIASTHDPQVLQQFGTLMAIPDFTDLHLWKFLNSLIKVE; encoded by the coding sequence ATGCTGGCTGCAATTCTCTTTGACTTAGACGGCACTATCGTCAATACTGACCCCATACACTACCAAGCGTGGCAGAAAATGCTACTGAGTTACAATATTCAAATTGATGAAATATTCTATAAATCTCGAATTAGTGGCCGACTAAACCCAGAAATTGTTAAAGATATTTTGCCACAATTATCAGTAGCTGAAGGTCAAAAATTTGCAGATGAAAAAGAAACGCTTTTCCGCCAACTCGCCCCCGATCTTCAAGCATTGAATGGATTTGCTGAACTCATAGCATGGACAGAAACACATCAGCTAAAACGGGCTTTAGTAACTAATGCTCCTAGACAAAATGCCAAATATATGCTAGAAGTTTTAGGAATTAAAGAAATTTTCCACACGATTGTTTTAGCTGATGATTGTAGAGCAGGTAAACCTGATCCTGAACCCTATCAAGTTGCTTTAAACAACTTAGGAATTGTAGCAGAACAAGCGATCGCTTTAGAAGATTCTCCCTCTGGCATTCGTGCCGCAGTCGGTGCAGGTATTCGTACCATTGGCATAGCTTCTACCCATGATCCGCAAGTGTTGCAGCAATTTGGCACATTGATGGCAATTCCAGATTTTACTGATTTGCACTTGTGGAAATTCCTCAATTCTTTGATCAAGGTCGAATAA
- the asnB gene encoding asparagine synthase B, with translation MCGILGVFGASVTNSDDFQEMLSTLAHRGPDDIGVIAQDNFVLGHQRLSIVDVEGGHQPLCAAGQKLYGICNGEIYNFRELRAGLSQNYDFQSHVDSEILLPLYQKLGSKLTSSLDGMFSFVISDDQEFLAARDRIGIKPLYYGTTGENIYFSSEIKALVEHSDEIKEFPSGHYYHSTQGIKPYYQLPEAQTFITDLDTILEKIRQTLSQSVQKRLMSDVPVGVFLSGGLDSSIIAALMRQHIPNLHSFSVGLPNSPDLKAARLVAEHLGTIHHEYVYTEAEMSAVLPDVIYYLESFDPALVRSAIPCYIVSQLASKYVKVILSGEGADELFAGYSYFADYDDAIALHKESVTIIKGLHNLNLQRLDRMTMAHGLEGRVPFLDTDFIELSLSIDPTLKLYKTFGIEKWLLRQAFSDLLPQEIVWRDKMEFAQGCASSTVLEDHANSCITEQTLEEAQKKKFPVSSKEELFYYQIFRNHFTHPDAAALIGKWQGTLH, from the coding sequence ATGTGTGGCATTCTTGGCGTTTTCGGCGCAAGTGTAACAAATAGCGATGATTTCCAAGAAATGTTATCAACTTTGGCTCATCGAGGCCCTGATGATATTGGGGTAATTGCACAGGATAACTTTGTCTTGGGACACCAGCGTTTATCTATAGTGGATGTGGAAGGTGGTCATCAACCTTTATGCGCTGCTGGGCAAAAACTTTACGGCATTTGTAACGGCGAGATTTATAATTTTCGGGAATTAAGAGCAGGTCTGAGTCAGAATTATGACTTTCAGTCGCACGTTGATAGTGAAATTCTGCTGCCATTGTACCAAAAGTTAGGTTCTAAACTAACCAGCAGTCTGGATGGGATGTTTAGTTTTGTTATCAGTGACGACCAAGAATTTTTGGCAGCGCGCGATCGCATTGGCATTAAACCCCTCTACTATGGTACTACTGGAGAAAATATTTACTTTTCTTCAGAAATCAAAGCCCTGGTAGAACATTCAGATGAAATCAAAGAGTTTCCCAGTGGTCATTATTATCACTCTACCCAAGGAATAAAACCTTACTACCAACTTCCAGAAGCACAGACTTTCATCACAGATTTAGATACTATTCTGGAAAAAATCCGGCAGACATTATCTCAAAGTGTGCAGAAGCGGCTAATGTCTGATGTACCAGTGGGAGTCTTCTTAAGTGGCGGGCTAGACTCCAGCATTATAGCAGCTTTGATGCGGCAACATATACCAAATCTGCATTCCTTCTCTGTAGGATTACCCAATTCACCTGACCTGAAAGCGGCTCGTTTAGTTGCGGAACATTTGGGGACCATTCATCACGAATACGTCTACACAGAAGCCGAGATGTCAGCAGTTCTCCCCGATGTAATTTATTATCTGGAGTCCTTTGACCCCGCTTTAGTTCGTAGCGCCATTCCCTGTTATATCGTCTCTCAACTAGCGAGTAAATACGTCAAGGTGATCCTTTCGGGAGAGGGTGCCGATGAGTTGTTTGCTGGCTATAGTTACTTTGCAGATTATGACGATGCGATCGCATTACACAAAGAATCAGTCACAATTATTAAAGGATTACACAACCTGAATCTGCAAAGATTGGACAGAATGACAATGGCTCACGGCTTAGAAGGACGTGTCCCATTCTTAGATACTGACTTTATCGAACTATCCCTAAGCATCGATCCCACACTCAAATTATACAAGACCTTTGGCATTGAAAAATGGTTACTACGTCAGGCTTTTAGCGACTTACTACCACAAGAAATAGTGTGGCGGGACAAAATGGAATTTGCCCAAGGTTGCGCCTCTTCCACAGTCTTAGAAGACCATGCCAATAGTTGCATTACTGAGCAAACTCTAGAAGAAGCTCAAAAAAAGAAATTTCCTGTAAGTAGCAAAGAAGAGTTATTCTATTACCAGATTTTCCGAAATCATTTCACACATCCGGATGCTGCTGCTCTCATTGGTAAGTGGCAAGGTACTCTTCATTGA
- a CDS encoding DUF4114 domain-containing protein, with amino-acid sequence MNLINTETANILKALEAQAIQEATEGIVNESRIFGTDSEDEIFAPVTGDIQVFGLVGDDILDATTSQGEVILFGGLGNDTLIGDNNHTLYGSDGDDQLFAAGAIGGNKLYGAAGNDTLIVVEGSHNELYGGEGNDRLIVSDGGGFNLLHGGDGDDFLDASSGTGNNQLFGVSGHNRLIAGDATDELFGGEGDDQLFAAANGGILTGSGGANIFYVANASIPTEFAVIKDFKPGSDRLVVAGLPGLTGVKAILQDGDTLITGLLSDTEVPLARLLGIQPTALVAGRDVFSQQQDHPLVPVNIQTLDPVDPDPVDPDPVDPDPVDPDPVDPDPVDPSLINLLPGNFEITDINFINILRDTNLLERLTQDIPDGELHTPLLSFTIAPTPGSDPDIFSGRIQRAEVIFSERPSDAPDYNAFLKLVDGQFSLTDFNPNNGLGVVLRDRDGNGRFDGATLFLKDNGQGDLDPTLGVIRDSAAPSVIGVNQNNPLTVTITDGQSDPLTTIFGTTFKFSVEGSTSSSQVLEAIFRDGTTQTILTTLGDASGLPTGINSVLSNLQSSLGTKDSDGRTVRFQLREVGTNAMTELTIGDVTSTSFTLSGGSFNIGAEIINATNVEIYTQGLEVNSESFPALSLRDLIPTAASEQDTIKIQVEATLNREAAFDNLVGFYLAERTTGAVVDPLTGLSVADLGNRQEYLGAVRDHSVLTGSLANNQTGQFANNGQFEILTSIDLAAHVLLPFLVTNGNINSVKPDFSNLYVSGISTNFDSSNHVKLLGNNIFGFEDLPGGGDNDFDDIVVQINGLSLV; translated from the coding sequence ATGAATTTAATAAATACAGAAACAGCAAATATTCTCAAAGCACTAGAAGCCCAGGCTATTCAAGAAGCCACAGAAGGTATAGTCAATGAGTCCAGAATATTTGGTACTGATAGTGAAGATGAAATATTCGCTCCCGTTACAGGGGATATTCAAGTATTTGGCTTGGTGGGTGATGACATTCTTGACGCTACTACTTCCCAAGGAGAGGTAATTTTATTTGGTGGGCTAGGTAATGACACGCTGATTGGTGATAATAACCATACTCTCTACGGTAGTGATGGGGATGATCAGTTGTTTGCCGCAGGTGCTATTGGGGGAAATAAATTATATGGTGCTGCCGGTAATGATACTCTGATTGTGGTTGAAGGTAGCCATAATGAGCTTTACGGCGGAGAAGGTAACGACAGGCTGATAGTTTCAGATGGTGGTGGATTTAATCTTCTGCATGGGGGCGACGGAGACGATTTTCTAGATGCTTCTAGTGGTACGGGAAATAATCAACTGTTTGGCGTATCTGGTCATAACCGCTTGATTGCAGGAGACGCTACCGATGAACTGTTTGGCGGTGAAGGAGATGATCAACTATTTGCTGCTGCTAACGGTGGTATTCTGACAGGAAGCGGGGGAGCGAATATTTTTTACGTCGCCAATGCTTCGATACCCACTGAGTTTGCTGTAATTAAAGATTTTAAACCAGGAAGCGATCGCCTGGTGGTTGCTGGTCTACCCGGTCTGACAGGGGTAAAGGCAATTTTGCAGGATGGAGACACCTTGATAACTGGTCTGTTATCGGATACAGAAGTACCCTTAGCCCGTCTCTTAGGTATCCAGCCGACTGCATTAGTAGCAGGCCGTGATGTCTTTTCTCAGCAGCAAGATCATCCTCTAGTACCTGTAAATATTCAGACACTCGACCCAGTTGACCCAGATCCAGTTGATCCAGACCCGGTTGATCCAGACCCAGTTGACCCAGACCCAGTTGACCCAGACCCAGTTGACCCTAGCTTGATTAACCTGCTTCCCGGTAATTTTGAAATCACCGATATCAATTTTATTAATATTCTCCGTGATACCAATCTGCTGGAGAGATTAACACAGGATATTCCAGATGGTGAGTTACATACACCACTGTTATCATTCACCATTGCCCCTACTCCTGGTTCTGACCCTGATATCTTCTCTGGTAGAATTCAACGGGCAGAAGTGATATTTAGTGAAAGACCATCAGACGCTCCCGACTACAACGCCTTTTTGAAGCTGGTTGACGGTCAGTTCTCCCTCACTGACTTCAATCCGAATAATGGCTTAGGTGTAGTACTGCGAGACCGAGATGGTAATGGTCGTTTTGATGGGGCGACACTGTTCTTAAAAGATAATGGACAGGGAGATTTAGACCCAACTCTTGGGGTCATCCGTGACTCTGCTGCGCCTTCTGTGATTGGGGTTAATCAGAACAATCCCCTGACGGTGACGATCACAGATGGTCAAAGCGACCCCTTGACAACAATCTTTGGCACTACCTTTAAATTCTCTGTGGAAGGCTCAACCTCTTCATCTCAGGTGCTAGAGGCTATCTTCCGGGATGGTACAACTCAAACAATTTTGACTACTTTGGGCGATGCTTCTGGGCTACCTACTGGTATCAACTCAGTTCTTTCTAATCTCCAGTCGTCCCTGGGTACTAAGGACAGCGACGGTAGAACAGTGCGGTTTCAACTGCGGGAAGTGGGGACTAATGCCATGACTGAGTTAACTATTGGAGACGTTACTTCCACTAGCTTCACACTTTCAGGCGGTAGTTTTAACATTGGGGCAGAGATTATTAACGCAACTAATGTTGAAATTTATACTCAGGGACTTGAGGTTAACAGTGAAAGCTTTCCAGCCCTTAGTCTGAGAGACTTAATTCCTACTGCTGCTTCTGAACAGGATACAATCAAAATTCAGGTCGAAGCTACCCTTAACCGAGAAGCAGCTTTTGATAATTTGGTGGGTTTTTACTTAGCCGAAAGAACTACAGGTGCAGTTGTCGATCCACTGACAGGTTTGAGTGTAGCTGACCTTGGTAATCGTCAGGAATACTTAGGTGCAGTCCGTGACCACTCCGTGCTGACTGGTAGCCTTGCCAACAACCAAACTGGACAGTTTGCTAACAATGGTCAATTTGAAATACTTACCAGTATTGACCTAGCCGCCCATGTTCTGCTGCCCTTCTTGGTGACAAATGGCAATATAAACTCAGTCAAACCTGACTTTAGTAACCTTTATGTGAGCGGTATTAGTACTAACTTTGACAGCAGCAACCATGTAAAATTGCTGGGTAACAACATCTTCGGCTTTGAGGATTTACCTGGGGGTGGTGACAATGACTTTGATGACATTGTTGTTCAAATAAATGGATTAAGCCTAGTCTGA
- a CDS encoding glycine betaine ABC transporter substrate-binding protein has product MTNLWTFFINSREEIAKQTIEHLGLTLASLSIAIVIGVLVGIILTRYKQVANNVIGIAGMIQTIPSVALLGFMLPVLGIGVTPAIVALFLYALLPIIRNTFIGIEEVDDSIKEAAKGMGMPSSQILLKVELPLATPVIFAGIRTAAVTNVGVATLCALIASGGLGQFIFRGIALNNTDMILAGAIPSAGLALMLDFLLGVLQKNVTKLIKPILVTSLVLLSSAILWALTISTPAVFQAGFTSEFMERADGYPGLREHYDLQFNTLELDPGLMYEAIKEKQVDVISGFSTDGRIKAYDLEVLEDDKNYFPPYYAAPLVRGETLRKYPEIGTALDKLTGKISDEIMAELNYLVDEKKQPPSQVAREFLQKLGFKTSTQRSGAADIIVGSKNFTEQYLLAEMLAVIIENYTNLDVDLKTGLAGTQIAFNALIKGDIDLYPEYTGTGLLTIIQVDEETRDEIIQSKDQVFNYVKEESKKRYDVDWLTSFGFNNTYGLMMRREDTTKFNISSISNLKEYLDNLSNLNDI; this is encoded by the coding sequence ATGACCAACCTTTGGACATTTTTTATCAATTCTAGAGAAGAAATTGCCAAACAAACAATAGAACACCTGGGACTAACATTAGCCTCGCTATCAATTGCCATAGTCATCGGTGTCTTAGTAGGCATTATTTTAACTCGCTATAAACAAGTAGCTAATAACGTTATTGGTATAGCTGGTATGATCCAAACAATTCCTAGCGTTGCCCTATTAGGTTTCATGCTCCCCGTATTAGGAATTGGAGTTACCCCAGCCATAGTTGCCCTATTTTTATATGCCCTATTACCAATCATCCGCAATACCTTTATTGGGATTGAAGAAGTAGATGATTCCATCAAAGAAGCAGCCAAAGGTATGGGTATGCCTAGCTCTCAAATTTTGTTAAAAGTAGAATTACCCCTAGCCACCCCGGTAATTTTTGCAGGTATCCGCACTGCCGCCGTTACGAATGTTGGTGTAGCCACCCTCTGCGCCTTAATCGCTTCCGGTGGGTTAGGACAATTTATTTTTCGTGGTATCGCCTTAAATAATACAGATATGATTCTAGCTGGGGCAATTCCCTCAGCTGGTTTAGCTTTAATGTTAGATTTTCTGCTTGGTGTCCTGCAAAAAAATGTTACCAAGTTAATCAAGCCCATTCTAGTTACAAGCTTAGTATTACTGAGTTCTGCAATTTTGTGGGCGTTAACTATTTCTACTCCGGCCGTCTTCCAAGCTGGATTTACATCAGAATTTATGGAACGTGCTGATGGCTATCCCGGCTTAAGAGAGCATTATGATTTGCAATTTAATACTTTGGAACTAGACCCAGGACTGATGTATGAAGCAATTAAAGAAAAACAGGTAGATGTTATTAGTGGCTTCTCTACAGACGGGAGAATTAAAGCCTATGATCTGGAAGTGTTAGAAGATGATAAAAATTACTTTCCGCCCTACTATGCAGCACCTTTAGTCAGAGGTGAAACCCTGAGAAAATATCCAGAAATAGGAACAGCTTTAGACAAATTGACAGGTAAAATTTCTGATGAAATCATGGCAGAACTTAATTACCTCGTTGATGAGAAAAAGCAACCACCTAGTCAGGTAGCCAGGGAATTTCTCCAAAAGTTAGGTTTCAAAACATCTACCCAAAGAAGCGGTGCAGCTGATATAATTGTTGGCTCGAAGAATTTCACCGAGCAATATCTGTTAGCAGAGATGTTAGCAGTGATTATTGAAAATTACACAAATCTTGATGTAGATTTAAAAACGGGACTAGCTGGGACACAAATTGCTTTTAATGCCCTAATTAAAGGAGATATTGACCTTTATCCTGAGTATACGGGAACGGGACTATTAACTATTATCCAAGTAGACGAAGAAACTCGTGACGAAATTATTCAAAGTAAGGATCAAGTATTCAACTACGTCAAAGAAGAATCGAAAAAGCGTTATGATGTAGATTGGCTAACCTCCTTTGGTTTCAACAACACCTATGGACTGATGATGCGTAGGGAAGATACAACCAAATTCAATATTAGTTCTATTTCTAATTTGAAAGAATATTTAGATAATCTGAGTAATTTAAACGATATTTAG
- a CDS encoding class I SAM-dependent methyltransferase, producing MQSVGEQTYSQAVKEGKYDLYVGNLFGKYDNVRTYWEDQLTRIAFRPFLLDLVERRRKENRGVRILDLGCGSGQGYEILVKIDSRDLDLGLQHERVLPEDSIDLYYGVDISQPMVDKGEVLFADKPNVKFAQLDLRDGLGRIKTAEKPFDIYFSSYAALSHLSKKQLQNLLQDISAHGTNESLVVLDLVGRYSIEWPEFWSANSEDEKVRDYTMSYLYSEPVRESLDIEKFPLRFWTGNEVKELAQGLTAETGVGLEVLKLMDRSILVGRHTDTREYNQQLKPIRRLSNCLHEDYFRTDLQTLMLDERMVPNHPEVAPFLHSLIKAWNILVDYTQKRLRNEIQLTDLRDWDEFPKPLHFALMTMDRVIADVGWMWYGDPRANIIEPQLGYALRTLEYEMQTGMGCGHGLLAILKVQK from the coding sequence ATGCAATCAGTTGGAGAACAAACCTACTCACAAGCTGTCAAAGAGGGAAAATACGATCTTTATGTCGGCAACCTTTTTGGTAAATATGATAACGTCCGCACCTATTGGGAAGATCAATTAACTCGCATAGCTTTTAGACCATTTTTACTCGACCTTGTGGAACGTCGGCGCAAGGAAAACCGAGGTGTCAGAATTTTAGATTTGGGTTGTGGTTCTGGACAAGGCTATGAAATTCTCGTCAAAATTGATAGCCGTGATCTAGACTTGGGTTTACAGCACGAAAGAGTGCTACCAGAAGATAGTATTGACTTGTATTACGGCGTAGATATCAGTCAACCGATGGTTGATAAAGGTGAAGTCTTATTTGCGGATAAACCTAATGTCAAATTTGCTCAATTAGACCTGCGAGACGGTTTAGGCAGAATTAAAACCGCAGAAAAGCCCTTTGATATCTACTTTTCTTCATATGCGGCGCTGTCTCATCTTTCTAAAAAACAACTGCAAAATTTGTTGCAGGATATTTCCGCACACGGTACAAACGAGAGTCTAGTCGTATTAGATTTAGTCGGGCGCTACTCCATCGAATGGCCAGAATTTTGGTCAGCAAATTCCGAAGATGAAAAAGTGCGCGACTATACCATGAGTTATCTTTACTCCGAACCAGTGAGGGAAAGCTTAGACATTGAGAAATTTCCCCTGAGATTCTGGACAGGCAATGAAGTTAAAGAACTAGCTCAAGGACTCACCGCAGAAACAGGAGTGGGACTAGAAGTATTAAAACTGATGGACCGCTCTATTCTCGTCGGTCGTCATACAGACACCAGAGAATACAATCAGCAACTAAAACCGATTCGCAGGTTGAGCAATTGTTTGCATGAAGATTATTTTCGCACTGACTTGCAAACATTGATGCTTGATGAGAGAATGGTTCCCAACCACCCTGAAGTAGCTCCATTTCTGCACAGTCTGATTAAAGCCTGGAACATCTTGGTAGATTACACCCAAAAAAGACTTCGCAACGAAATTCAACTCACCGATTTAAGAGACTGGGATGAGTTTCCCAAACCCTTGCATTTTGCCCTGATGACAATGGATCGGGTGATTGCAGATGTAGGCTGGATGTGGTATGGAGACCCTAGAGCCAACATTATTGAGCCGCAATTGGGTTATGCCTTGCGAACCTTAGAATACGAAATGCAGACTGGGATGGGCTGCGGTCACGGTCTTCTGGCAATCTTAAAAGTCCAAAAATAA
- a CDS encoding glucosamine-6-phosphate deaminase has protein sequence MLAATNFFRVDDLLVQIYNSEVEMAEKVAEIAQNYLQQVLQQQETAAVLLATGNSQLKFLDALIKLGGVDWSRIILFHLDEYLGITAVHPASFRRYLQERVEKRVSPRQFHYIEGDALEPLIECDRYTKLLQSQPIDLCCLGIGENGHLAFNDPAVANFQDPYSVKLVKLDTANRQQQVNTGQFPNIDSVPQYAFTVTLPLICSAKKIICLAPEKRKAPVVKQMLKGSINTNCPASILRQQSQATLFLDVNSASLSLP, from the coding sequence ATGTTAGCCGCTACAAACTTTTTTCGCGTTGATGATTTATTGGTGCAGATTTATAACTCTGAAGTTGAAATGGCAGAGAAAGTTGCCGAAATCGCCCAAAATTATTTACAGCAAGTTCTCCAGCAACAGGAAACCGCAGCAGTACTGTTAGCCACAGGAAATTCCCAACTCAAATTTCTCGATGCTTTAATTAAGTTGGGTGGTGTAGATTGGTCACGGATTATCTTATTTCATTTAGATGAATATTTGGGAATTACGGCTGTTCATCCGGCGAGTTTCCGGCGATATCTGCAAGAACGTGTAGAGAAGCGGGTTTCTCCCCGACAATTTCATTATATAGAAGGTGATGCATTGGAACCTCTCATAGAGTGCGATCGCTACACCAAACTATTGCAATCCCAACCCATTGATTTATGTTGTCTTGGTATTGGTGAAAACGGACACTTAGCTTTTAACGACCCCGCAGTAGCGAATTTTCAAGATCCTTACAGCGTCAAACTGGTGAAACTAGATACAGCCAATCGCCAGCAACAAGTTAACACAGGTCAATTTCCCAATATTGATAGTGTTCCCCAGTATGCTTTTACTGTAACTTTGCCTTTGATTTGTTCAGCCAAAAAAATTATTTGTCTAGCACCAGAAAAACGTAAAGCCCCGGTAGTAAAACAGATGCTAAAAGGCTCAATTAACACCAATTGTCCGGCCTCAATTTTACGTCAACAATCCCAAGCAACCTTATTTTTAGATGTAAATTCTGCCAGTTTATCCCTCCCTTAA